A single window of Eucalyptus grandis isolate ANBG69807.140 chromosome 1, ASM1654582v1, whole genome shotgun sequence DNA harbors:
- the LOC104421196 gene encoding LOW QUALITY PROTEIN: protein ASPARTIC PROTEASE IN GUARD CELL 2 (The sequence of the model RefSeq protein was modified relative to this genomic sequence to represent the inferred CDS: inserted 1 base in 1 codon), whose product MQTTSMSRASLALLAAALQLLSAAGGAASYPDIQHLDVQEALAATNALPPKINEYHDFFNKHDLSESEGEHGGGYKLSLFHRDRLPSASSHGGSHSRRFQDRMNRDALRVAGVLRRLSGDVAVRSGGGAGYEAVEDFGSDVVSGMDQGSGEYFVRIGVGSPARSQYMVIDSGSDIVWVQCQPCNQCYRQSDPVFDPSASASFSGVPCGSTVCDRLENAGCRSGRCHYEVSYGDGSYTKGTMALETLTFGRYVVGNVAIGCGHMNRGMFIGAAGLLGLGGGSMSLVGQLSGDTGGAFSYCLVTRGKAAAGSLEFGRRAMPVGAVWVPLIHNPQAASFYYIGLAGLGVGGIRVPISEDTFRLDEXGNGGVVMDTGTAVTRFPAPAYTAFRDAFLAQTTNLPRATGVSIFDTCYNLNGFVTVRVPTVSFYFSGGPMLTLPATNFLIPVDDAGTFCFAFAPSSSALSIIGNIQQEGIQISIDGTNVGFGPNTC is encoded by the exons ATGCAAACGACAAGCATGTCGCGAGCATCGCTAGCCCTCCTTGCGGCGGCGCTTCAGCTCCTGAGCGCCGCCGGAGGCGCCGCATCGTACCCGGACATCCAGCACCTGGACGTGCAGGAGGCCCTCGCGGCCACGAACGCCCTCCCTCCCAAGATAAACGAGTACCACGACTTCTTCAACAAACACGATCTGAGCGAGAGCGAGGGCGAGCATGGAGGCGGGTACAAGCTGAGTCTGTTTCACAGAGACAGATTACCTTCCGCCAGCTCCCACGGCGGCTCTCATTCCCGCCGTTTCCAGGACCGGATGAACCGGGACGCCTTGCGGGTCGCCGGGGTCCTCCGCCGATTGTCCGGCGACGTAGCCGTCCGCTCGGGCGGCGGGGCCGGCTACGAGGCGGTGGAGGACTTCGGGTCCGACGTGGTCTCCGGCATGGATCAGGGGAGCGGGGAGTACTTCGTGAGGATAGGAGTCGGGAGCCCGGCGAGGAGCCAGTACATGGTGATCGACTCCGGCAGCGACATTGTGTGGGTGCAGTGCCAGCCCTGCAACCAGTGCTACCGCCAGTCCGACCCGGTCTTCGACCCGTCCGCGTCCGCATCCTTCTCCGGCGTGCCGTGCGGCTCCACCGTCTGCGACCGGCTCGAGAATGCGGGCTGCCGCTCCGGCCGGTGCCACTACGAGGTTTCCTACGGCGACGGGTCCTACACCAAGGGCACCATGGCATTGGAGACCCTCACCTTCGGGCGGTACGTGGTCGGCAACGTGGCGATCGGGTGCGGCCACATGAACCGGGGCATGTTCATCGGCGCCGCCGGGCTGCTCGGCCTGGGGGGCGGTTCCATGTCCCTCGTGGGCCAGCTAAGCGGGGACACCGGCGGGGCCTTCAGCTACTGCCTGGTTACCCGGGGCAAAGCTGCCGCCGGGTCGTTGGAATTCGGGCGCAGGGCCATGCCTGTCGGCGCCGTGTGGGTCCCCCTGATCCATAACCCGCAGGCGGCGAGCTTCTACTATatcggcctcgccggcctcggcgTCGGCGGCATCCGGGTGCCCATATCCGAGGACACCTTCCGCCTCGATG TTGGGAATGGAGGGGTCGTCATGGACACGGGCACCGCCGTGACCCGGTTCCCGGCGCCCGCTTACACAGCGTTCCGCGACGCTTTCCTAGCCCAGACGACGAACCTCCCGCGGGCCACGGGGGTGTCCATCTTCGATACCTGCTACAACCTGAATGGCTTCGTGACGGTGCGGGTCCCGACCGTCTCGTTCTACTTCTCGGGCGGGCCGATGCTAACGCTCCCGGCAACGAACTTCCTGATCCCGGTCGACGACGCCGGCACGTTCTGCTTCGCGTTCGCCCCGTCCTCCTCGGCGCTTTCCATCATTGGGAACATACAGCAAGAAGGGATACAAATTTCTATTGATGGAACCAATGTTGGTTTTGGTCCCAACACTTGCTGA
- the LOC104421197 gene encoding probable protein arginine N-methyltransferase 6 — MFSDPGYSNGYCRPQEGGAAPEHGALRPPHRGRGRRRGRRGRSHDPADSPASGGAPRVADSEQGVEQKPPPCTDFDMAYFHSYAHLGIHEEMIKDRVRTETYRTAIMRHQSSIAGKVVVDVGCGTGILSIFCAQAGAKRVYAVDASDIAVQANEVVKANNLSDTVIVLHGRVEDVEIDEEVDVIISEWMGYLLLYESMLGSVITARDRWLKPGGLILPSNATLYMAPVTHSDRYSDSIDFWRNVYGIDMSAMLPLAKQCAFEEPCIETISGENVLTWPHVVKHVDCYTVTLGELESVTTKYKFKSMMRAPLHGFAFWFDVEFNGPATSPTSNQVSSSFIESSNNQSTDVSQRKKRANPSEALVLSTAPEDPPTHWQQTMVYFYDPIDLEQDQLIDGSLTLTQSKENRRFMNIHLEYTSGGRSFVKESVMR, encoded by the exons ATGTTTTCCGATCCCGGCTACAGTAACGGCTACTGCCGCCCCCAAGAGGGCGGCGCGGCGCCGGAGCACGGCGCCCTCCGGCCGCCCCACAGGGGCCGCGGGCGCCGGAGGGGACGGCGGGGCAGGTCGCACGACCCGGCCGATTCTCCCGCCTCCGGCGGCGCCCCTAGGGTTGCCGATTCCGAGCAGGGGGTGGAGCAGAAGCCTCCGCCCTGCACCGACTTCGACATGGCGTACTTCCACTCTTACGCCCACCTCGGCATTCACGAGGAGATGATCAAG GATCGTGTCCGAACAGAGACTTATAGGACGGCGATAATGCGGCATCAGAGTTCTATTGCTGGCAAA GTTGTTGTTGATGTTGGTTGTGGGACAGgcattctctctattttttgtGCCCAGGCTGGTGCCAAACGG GTTTATGCAGTGGATGCAAGCGACATTGCAGTGCAG GCAAATGAAGTTGTTAAAGCAAATAATTTGTCTGACACGGTAATAGTATTACATGGACGAGTTGAG GATGTTGAGATCGATGAGGAGGTTGATGTGATAATCTCGGAGTGGATGGGGTACTTGCTTCTTTATGAG AGCATGTTGGGCAGTGTGATAACTGCAAGAGATCGCTGGCTGAAACCTGGAGGCTTGATCCTTCCATCAAATGCGACg TTGTATATGGCCCCTGTCACACATAGCGACCGGTATAGTGACAGCATTGATTTCTGGCGCAATGTGTATGGGATTGATA TGTCTGCTATGTTGCCCTTAGCAAAACAATGTGCCTTCGAAGAGCCTTGTATAGAGACAATATCTGGTGAAAATGTTTTGACATGGCCACATGTG GTAAAGCATGTGGACTGCTACACTGTTACACTTGGTGAACTAGAGTCAGTCACAACGAAATATAAGTTCAAGTCAATGATGCGAG CTCCATTGCATGGGTTCGCGTTTTGGTTTGATGTTGAATTTAATGGGCCTGCAACATCTCCCACCAGTAATCAAGTCTCATCATCATTTATAGAGTCCTCAAACAATCAGTCCACAGATGTCAGTCAGAGGAAAAAACGAGCTAATCCGAGTGAAGCATTAGTGCTTTCTACTGCACCAGAGGACCCACCAACCCATTGGCAACAG ACTATGGTATACTTCTACGATCCAATAGACCTTGAGCAAGACCAACTCATTGACGGTTCTTTAACATTAACCCAAAGCAAAGAAAATCGTCGGTTCATGAATATTCACCTTGAATACAC GTCAGGTGGGCGATCTTTTGTGAAAGAGTCTGTAATGCGATGA